In Oncorhynchus gorbuscha isolate QuinsamMale2020 ecotype Even-year linkage group LG02, OgorEven_v1.0, whole genome shotgun sequence, a single genomic region encodes these proteins:
- the pdp2 gene encoding pyruvate dehydrogenase [acetyl-transferring]-phosphatase 2, mitochondrial — protein sequence MSSHVCGRILLRATSSPLSPQWPSLTQRACLSSWGCSVSGARCRSGATMRFLSTRQDLDFQLSRVQISSILRANEQAVSIPEFDGRGLSAVRKFESNQLAANTPNEDRRSAATCLQTKGMLFGVFDGHGGWACAQAVSERLLYYVAVAMMSQRGLEELEHCMEQSRPVPPILQWYKNHGDYNYRESASLYVEHLRVFWQELLDSEEHGDGMSLPDALYYAFKRLDTDISLEAQVPHSSDLIRSTAIQVAFAGSTACVAHVGTEGIHVANAGDCRAVLGVQEEDGSWSALPLSQDHNAQNEAELERLRAQHPPSEKDTVITDNRLLGILMPLRSFGDVRFKWSLELQQSVLESLESGIELDFLNLYQYTPPNYLSPPYLDVAPQLTYHSLRPQDRFLILGSDGLWDEMSSEEAVRLVGEHLSGIHLQAPVSPTERQLNLGQMQELLWKRRALAMPTLDPNAATHLIRHALGTGQYGELCQEKLASMLALPEDLARMYRDDITATVVYLNSDLVRQHR from the exons ATGTCTAGTCATGTGTGTGGCCGCATCCTTCTGCGAGCTACAAgcagccccctctctccccag tGGCCCAGTCTGACCCAGCgagcctgcctctcctcctggGGCTGCTCTGTGTCTGGTGCTAGGTGTAGGTCTGGGGCCACCATGCGCTTCCTCTCCACCCGTCAGGACCTGGACTTTCAGCTGAGCCGTGTCCAGATCAGCAGCATCCTGCGAGCCAACGAGCAG GCAGTGAGCATCCCTGAGTTTGATGGCCGGGGTCTCAGTGCTGTGAGGAAGTTTGAAAGCAACCAGCTGGCAGCTAACACCCCCAACGAGGACCGCCGCAGCGCAGCCACCTGCCTACAA ACTAAGGGCATGCTGTTCGGGGTATTTGATGGTCATGGTGGCTGGGCGTGTGCCCAGGCGGTCAGTGAGCGTCTGCTGTACTATGTGGCAGTGGCCATGATGTCCCAGAGAGGACTTGAGGAGCTGGAACACTGCATGGAGCAGAGCAGGCCTGTCCCTCCCATCCTACAGTGGTACAAAAACCACGGAGACTACAACTACAGAGAGTCAGCCTCGCTCTACGTAGAACACCTCCGGGTCTTCTGGCAGGAGCTTCTGGACAGCGAGGAGCACGGCGACGGAATGAG TCTGCCTGATGCTCTGTATTATGCCTTTAAGCGTCTGGACACAGACATCTCTCTGGAGGCCCAGGTCCCACACTCTAGCGATCTGATAAGGAGTACTGCCATACAG GTGGCGTTTGCTGGCTCCACAGCCTGTGTTGCCCACGTGGGCACTGAGGGGATCCATGTGGCGAATGCAG GTGACTGCCGTGCAGTGCTGGGGGTGCAGGAGGAGGACGGGTCGTGGAGCGCCTTACCCCTGTCCCAGGACCACAACGCACAAAACGAGGCTGAGCTGGAGAGGCTCCGAGCCCAGCACCCCCCCTCGGAGAAGGACACTGTGATCACTGACAACAGGCTGCTGGGG ATCCTGATGCCTCTGCGTTCGTTTGGAGACGTAAGGTTCAAGTGGAGCCTTGAGCTGCAGCAGAGTGTTCTAGAAAGCCTGGAGTCTGGAATAGAACTGGACTTCCTTAACCTCTACCAGTACACGCCGCCCAACTACCTGAGCCCGCCCTACCTGGACGTGGCGCCGCAGCTGACCTATCACAGCCTCCGACCGCAGGACCGCTTCCTGATCCTGGGCTCTGACGGGCTGTGGGACGAGATGAGCTCTGAGGAGGCGGTTCGGCTGGTGGGCGAACACCTGAGTGGGATTCATCTACAG GCTCCAGTCTCCCCCACTGAGAGACAGTTGAACCTGGGCCAGATGCAAGAGCTGCTGTGGAAACGCCGTGCCCTTGCCATGCCCACCCTGGACCCCAATGCTGCCACACACCTCATCAGACATGCCCTGGGCACCGGGCAGTATGGAGAGCTCTGCCAGGAGAAACTGGCATCTATGTTGGCTCTGCCTGAGGACCTAGCACGCATGTACAGAGATGATATCACAGCTACTGTGGTTTATCTGAACTCTGATCTGGTCAGACAACACAGGTAA